From the Synergistaceae bacterium genome, the window ACGGGTGATGTCCCCGCCGTAACATTTCGCTAACACGTCTTTACGCAGTGCCTTCACGTTTACACGGACGATTACCCGTCGCCCTATTGAGGCCTGAATAGGAATTTCGAACAACTGAGACGGGATTAGCTCCTTCAGTTTTGTTACTACAGCATGACCCCGGTTATATGCCGCGTCCTTGTGGCAAATGAACGAGAAAGCGTCAGCGGCCTCGCCGTTCACGAGAATGTCAACCCGAACTAAGTCGCTTGCCTTCAGCCCGATTAATTCATAGTCGAGAGACGCATAGCCCCTAGTCTGCGATTTCAGTTTGTCGTGAAAGTCAACAATAAATTCTGACAATGGCATCTCGTAAACCAGCCGGACTCTTTCGGGGGTGATATAGTCCATTGATTTGTACGTCCCGCGCTTGTCCTGTACTAACTGCATTACGCGCCCGGTAAATTCCGACGGCATGAACACAGACAGCTTTATGTACGGCTCGCGAATCTCTTGAATCTCTGACGGGTCCGGGAAATCTGAAGGCCGATGAGCCTCGATAATATCCCCGGAGGATTTGACGACTTCATATATTACGTTCGGTGCAGTGGCGACAAGCTCGACTCCGTATTCCTCCCTGAGTCTTTCGCGTACAACATCCATGTGAAGCAGTCCCAGAAAGCCGCACCTGAATCCGAATCCGAGTGCCTCTGAGCTTTCCGGCTCATATGTTACGGCGGAGTCATTGAGGCATAATTTCTCCAATGCGTCGCGCAGTTGCGGGTAATTGTCGCGTTCAACGGGGTAAAATCCGCAGAAAACAACGCTCTTCACCTTCTTGTAGCCGGGAAGGGGAGAGTCCGCCGGGTTGCCTGCGTCCGTGATTGTGTCGCCTACTTGGGCTTCGGCAAGCGTCTTAATGCTCGCGGTAATGTAGCCGACCTCGCCTGCTGTGAGTTCCTTTACGGGTGTGAAACCGGGACGGAAGACTCCAGCCTCGTTGACGGGGTAAGTGATTCCGTTGGCCATGAACATAATATTTTGTCCCGCTTTGATTGTACCGTTCACGACTCGGACATAGCATATTACACCGCGGTAATTGTCGTAAACAGAGTCAAATATGAGAGCCTGCAAGGGTGCTTGAGGGTCTCCGGCGGGGGCGGGAATGTCCGTAACAATACGCTCTAATATCTCAGGGACTCCCGTGCCAGTTTTCGCGCTGGTGAGTACTGCGTCTGAAGCGTCGAGGCCGACAACATCGGAGATTTCCTGCTTTGCGCTGTCGGGTCTTGCTGACGGGAGATCTATTTTGTTGATGACGGGGAGAATTTCGAGTCCCTGCTCGATGGCCTGATATGCGTTTGCGACTGTCTGAGCCTCCACGCCCTGAGTCGCGTCAACAACGAGCAATGCGCCTTCACACGCGGCAAGTGAGCGCGATACCTCGTAAGCAAAATCGACATGGCCGGGAGTGTCTATAAGGTTGAGGATATATTTCTGTCCGTCTTTGGCGGTGTAATCCATTCTGACGGGGACGAGCTTTATTGTGATTCCGCGCTCGCGTTCGAGAGTCAGCGAGTCAAGAATCTGTGCTTTCATTTCGCGTGAAGAGATTGTGCCGGTTGACTCTAAAAGGCGGTCGGCAAGGGTAGATTTTCCGTGATCTATATGGGCGATAATGCAAAAGTTTCGTATGTTGTTCAATGATTTCACCTCACGAAAATAATATCACGGCGCAAAAAACTCACAAAAAATCCCCCCGGCCATGAGAGGCCAGAGGGAAAAATCTGCGGTTATGTTACTCCGTGATGATGTAGAGTTCGTTGGTTTCGATTTCGCCTGCTTCTGACTGAGCTTTTGCGCTGACCTTGAAGTCCCCTGTTACCATTTCAGCAGGAAGAGTGAATATCCCCTCGTCTGAAACTGTGATGTTCACGGGCTTGTCGTCAACGTAAACGGTAATGTCTGAGACATTCGCGCCCCAGTTGCTGACGGTGAAACTGACGGGAGTATTCTCACGGACTTTCACGAGATCGCTGTCCCTGTCATCATATGATTCGAGGATGTCATCACTGACGATTTCGAGGTCTGCCGAAAGATTGGCGGAGGTGTTGCCTGTTCCTGCGAGACCTGTCTGATCTGTGGGCGATGAGGGGATTTGCGGAG encodes:
- the lepA gene encoding translation elongation factor 4; translation: MKSLNNIRNFCIIAHIDHGKSTLADRLLESTGTISSREMKAQILDSLTLERERGITIKLVPVRMDYTAKDGQKYILNLIDTPGHVDFAYEVSRSLAACEGALLVVDATQGVEAQTVANAYQAIEQGLEILPVINKIDLPSARPDSAKQEISDVVGLDASDAVLTSAKTGTGVPEILERIVTDIPAPAGDPQAPLQALIFDSVYDNYRGVICYVRVVNGTIKAGQNIMFMANGITYPVNEAGVFRPGFTPVKELTAGEVGYITASIKTLAEAQVGDTITDAGNPADSPLPGYKKVKSVVFCGFYPVERDNYPQLRDALEKLCLNDSAVTYEPESSEALGFGFRCGFLGLLHMDVVRERLREEYGVELVATAPNVIYEVVKSSGDIIEAHRPSDFPDPSEIQEIREPYIKLSVFMPSEFTGRVMQLVQDKRGTYKSMDYITPERVRLVYEMPLSEFIVDFHDKLKSQTRGYASLDYELIGLKASDLVRVDILVNGEAADAFSFICHKDAAYNRGHAVVTKLKELIPSQLFEIPIQASIGRRVIVRVNVKALRKDVLAKCYGGDITRKRKLLEKQKEGKKRMKQIGKVSIPQEAFLAFMQVDTGEK